A part of Streptomyces sp. NBC_01210 genomic DNA contains:
- a CDS encoding collagen-like protein, giving the protein MAHDLRTANEARDALARQVQQLGGTPVAGKPGSRGEPGLAGQRGEKGHQGEPGPIGPTGSIGPSGQPGDDGTNGISQTGVPGSPGADGQSVVGPQGETGPQGQPGADGHDGADGKDGADGQACPAGHSWQAPADDSDALVCRNDGAPPPREKPGLLSLGLGPTRRQYP; this is encoded by the coding sequence ATGGCGCATGATCTGCGCACCGCGAATGAGGCGAGGGATGCGCTCGCCCGGCAGGTGCAGCAGCTGGGCGGCACGCCTGTCGCGGGGAAGCCGGGCAGCCGCGGTGAGCCCGGCCTCGCCGGACAGCGCGGCGAGAAGGGCCACCAGGGCGAGCCGGGCCCGATTGGACCCACCGGATCCATTGGTCCGTCCGGCCAGCCGGGAGACGACGGCACGAACGGCATCAGCCAGACCGGTGTCCCCGGCAGTCCGGGCGCCGACGGCCAGTCGGTTGTCGGCCCGCAGGGTGAGACTGGCCCGCAAGGTCAGCCCGGTGCCGACGGTCACGACGGGGCTGACGGCAAGGACGGCGCAGACGGCCAGGCGTGCCCAGCCGGCCACTCGTGGCAGGCGCCAGCTGACGATTCGGATGCGCTGGTGTGCCGCAACGATGGTGCGCCCCCGCCGAGGGAGAAGCCCGGCCTGTTGTCCCTCGGCCTGGGTCCGACCCGCCGCCAATACCCCTGA
- a CDS encoding HNH endonuclease signature motif containing protein — translation MEIAHIEPWSKVQQHTFDNLIALCPNHHTRFDTEKRIPAASVHRWKANLAVLNGRYSDLERRLLEEAANAPQNAMWPIHRSLFLLIRNLLADDMIGRVANHGQPGIVLNNQPVEIFVALTPKGREFVRRWQDAEPLGE, via the coding sequence GTGGAAATCGCTCACATCGAGCCATGGTCGAAGGTCCAACAGCACACCTTCGACAACCTGATCGCGCTCTGTCCGAACCACCACACCAGGTTCGACACCGAGAAGCGGATTCCAGCAGCGTCGGTGCACCGGTGGAAGGCGAACCTCGCTGTCCTCAACGGTCGGTACAGCGACCTTGAGCGCCGACTCCTCGAAGAGGCTGCGAATGCGCCCCAGAACGCGATGTGGCCCATTCACCGGAGTCTGTTCCTCCTGATCCGGAACCTTCTCGCCGACGACATGATCGGGAGGGTGGCGAATCACGGGCAGCCCGGGATCGTCCTCAACAACCAGCCTGTGGAGATCTTCGTGGCACTCACCCCAAAGGGCCGGGAGTTCGTCCGGCGATGGCAGGACGCCGAGCCGCTCGGCGAATGA